The proteins below are encoded in one region of Syntrophotalea carbinolica DSM 2380:
- the rtcR gene encoding RNA repair transcriptional activator RtcR — translation MQKVALGLLGPVLDQGTSHKRWERWRPTVALCQQDDLLIRRFVLLYQRRYSRLLKKVVEDIRQVSPETEVIPRLMEFDNPWNFEEVFSALHDFAVAFPFDPEQEEYLVHITTGTHVAQICLFLLTESRHLPARLVQTSPSRQPETKTSGDYTIIDLDLSRYDRIATRFNQEKNDDICFLKSGIATRNHQFNRLIEQIEQVAANSVEPILLTGPTGAGKSRLARRIYELKKARHRLKGTFVEVNCATLRGDASMSALFGHKRGAFTGAIQDRPGLLRAADGGILFLDEVGELGADEQAMLLRAIEEKTFLPVGSDMESASDFQLLCGTNRDLNAAVAQGTFREDLLARINLWTFHLPGLRERPEDIEPNLDYELDRFAERTGTRVTFNREARRHFLTFAMSSVAAWSANFRDLGAAVTRMATLAPGGRITVEEVDEEIARLRRGWPQNNGNVKNDFLAGILGEEALADLDLFDQAQLTRVLEICRSSRSLSEAGRILYQASRREKKTTNDADRLRKYLAKFGITWKDIAGK, via the coding sequence ATGCAAAAGGTAGCTCTCGGCCTGCTCGGCCCGGTACTCGACCAGGGAACAAGCCACAAAAGATGGGAACGCTGGCGCCCGACGGTGGCGCTCTGCCAGCAGGATGATCTGCTCATCCGGCGCTTCGTGCTGCTCTACCAACGGCGCTACAGCCGTCTTCTGAAAAAGGTGGTAGAGGATATCCGCCAGGTCTCGCCGGAAACCGAGGTCATCCCCCGCCTGATGGAATTCGACAACCCGTGGAACTTCGAAGAGGTCTTCAGCGCCCTGCACGATTTTGCCGTAGCCTTCCCCTTCGACCCGGAACAGGAAGAGTATCTCGTCCACATCACCACCGGCACCCACGTGGCGCAGATCTGCCTGTTTCTGCTCACAGAATCCCGCCACCTGCCGGCGCGACTGGTACAGACCAGCCCCTCGCGGCAGCCCGAGACCAAGACCTCGGGCGACTACACCATCATCGACCTCGACCTGTCGCGCTACGACCGCATCGCCACCCGCTTCAACCAGGAGAAGAACGACGACATCTGCTTTCTTAAGTCGGGCATCGCCACCCGCAACCACCAGTTCAACCGCCTCATCGAACAGATCGAACAGGTGGCGGCGAATTCCGTCGAGCCGATCCTGCTCACCGGCCCCACCGGTGCGGGAAAGTCGCGTCTGGCCCGACGCATCTACGAACTGAAAAAAGCCCGCCACCGCCTCAAAGGCACATTCGTGGAGGTCAACTGCGCCACCCTGCGGGGAGACGCCTCCATGTCTGCCCTGTTCGGGCACAAACGCGGCGCCTTTACCGGCGCCATCCAGGACCGGCCGGGGCTATTGCGCGCCGCGGACGGGGGGATACTGTTTCTCGATGAAGTGGGGGAACTGGGAGCGGATGAACAGGCAATGCTACTGCGAGCCATCGAGGAGAAGACTTTTCTACCGGTGGGAAGCGATATGGAAAGCGCCAGCGATTTTCAGCTACTGTGTGGCACCAACCGCGATCTGAACGCTGCCGTGGCGCAGGGCACATTTCGCGAAGACCTCCTAGCCCGCATCAACCTCTGGACCTTTCACCTGCCCGGATTGCGCGAGCGACCGGAGGACATCGAACCGAACCTCGATTACGAACTGGATCGCTTCGCTGAACGCACCGGTACGCGCGTCACTTTCAACCGGGAAGCGCGCCGGCATTTCCTCACCTTCGCCATGTCGTCAGTCGCCGCCTGGTCGGCCAACTTCCGAGATCTTGGCGCGGCGGTGACCCGCATGGCCACCCTGGCCCCTGGAGGCCGGATCACCGTCGAGGAGGTGGATGAAGAGATCGCCCGCCTGCGCCGCGGCTGGCCGCAGAATAATGGGAATGTGAAAAATGATTTTCTTGCCGGGATTCTCGGAGAGGAGGCACTTGCCGACCTCGACCTCTTCGACCAGGCGCAACTGACCAGAGTGCTTGAAATCTGCCGAAGCTCCCGCAGCCTTTCGGAAGCAGGCAGGATTCTTTACCAGGCATCGCGCAGAGAGAAAAAAACGACCAACGACGCGGATCGATTGAGAAAATACCTGGCCAAGTTCGGCATCACCTGGAAGGATATCGCCGGAAAATGA
- a CDS encoding ArsR/SmtB family transcription factor — MSESEKQARIFKVLSAETRVRMIELLKHQSLCVNALARSLDITPAAVSQHLRVLRDADIVVADKKGYFVHYRVNPHTLAWWSEMTMNLFETKE; from the coding sequence ATGAGCGAATCGGAAAAACAAGCCAGAATTTTCAAGGTCCTTTCGGCTGAAACACGCGTCAGGATGATTGAGCTTCTAAAGCATCAGTCGCTTTGCGTCAATGCCTTGGCTCGCAGCCTGGATATTACCCCTGCGGCAGTCTCACAACATCTGCGCGTACTTCGGGACGCGGACATCGTTGTTGCAGACAAAAAAGGCTACTTCGTTCACTACCGCGTCAACCCCCATACGCTGGCCTGGTGGAGCGAAATGACCATGAATCTGTTCGAGACAAAGGAGTAG
- a CDS encoding fused DSP-PTPase phosphatase/NAD kinase-like protein, with the protein MSLLSKKQVMNLILVVAGCFILIHSASAADSADNRPACWAQPIKLDGVPNLHKLDENLYRSAQPTATGMKNLEQMGIKTVLNLRSFHSDRKAIGNTGLGYEHLYMKAWHPEREDIIRFLRIVTDPERSPLLVHCLHGADRTGTMCAVYRIVVQGWTKEQALREMTEGGFNFHSIFDNLPDWIQKLDVESLRKEAGIDRSVAKEGAQKCICNRTDAEVDRPVSAKITRCSYNQDRAALTRLRGNLFHLAKEIRCRSDLFSPRPETDATLLKPEMRGQILSLWYPLLENYLALDALAEKYVDFHRFENKNARNRAFHLLRGVFLTQYRIALQILPLLEQNPVVDTILNEGDEGMGLPLGGYAQFKYQYLNMVKAGRYAALETVARAFDAPEDTCLQQWAAQDSRVILDAGKGPGPLMTLENGLAIVKDFGHASWLPVQKEVAEWMGHTKVWRPHQYLIRPEQIENLSQNLEPGDILLERREWYLTNVGIPGFWTHAALYIGTPEQRLALSQDPQVKDWLGQMGVQSLDALIRQRYPAAFAGMQQPYQDGHLPQVIEAISAGVSLTSLNYSATCDSLAVLRPRLSKADRAAAVVRAMRYHARPYDYAFDFASDKSLVCTELVVKSYLPGESKQGLDLPLENVMGQMITPANAFVRQFDRSFGTARQQMDLVVFLDGDEKDAVATTSDIAAFRASWRRPKWHVLVQNTKN; encoded by the coding sequence ATGTCCTTATTGTCAAAAAAGCAGGTGATGAATCTTATCTTGGTTGTGGCTGGATGCTTTATCCTGATCCATTCGGCGTCAGCAGCCGACTCTGCTGACAATCGCCCTGCTTGCTGGGCTCAACCCATAAAGCTTGACGGTGTGCCCAATCTGCACAAACTGGACGAAAACCTGTATCGGAGTGCCCAACCTACAGCGACAGGCATGAAAAACCTGGAACAAATGGGGATCAAGACGGTGCTGAATCTCCGATCTTTTCATTCGGACCGAAAAGCTATCGGCAATACCGGACTGGGTTACGAGCATCTCTACATGAAAGCCTGGCATCCTGAGAGAGAGGACATCATCCGCTTTCTACGGATAGTCACGGACCCGGAGCGCAGCCCGCTTCTTGTGCATTGCCTGCATGGCGCAGACCGTACCGGGACCATGTGTGCCGTGTACCGGATTGTCGTCCAGGGCTGGACCAAAGAGCAAGCGCTTCGGGAAATGACCGAAGGTGGCTTCAATTTTCACTCGATTTTCGACAATCTTCCCGACTGGATTCAAAAGCTGGACGTAGAATCGCTCAGGAAGGAAGCGGGAATCGACCGGTCTGTGGCAAAGGAAGGGGCGCAAAAGTGCATTTGCAACCGGACTGATGCCGAAGTCGACAGACCGGTATCCGCGAAAATCACTCGCTGCTCTTATAACCAGGATCGAGCGGCACTCACTCGTTTGCGCGGCAACCTGTTTCATCTGGCCAAGGAGATACGCTGCCGCTCCGACCTTTTCAGCCCGCGACCCGAAACCGACGCCACCCTGCTAAAACCGGAGATGAGAGGGCAAATCCTATCGCTATGGTATCCCCTTCTGGAAAACTATCTGGCGTTGGATGCGTTGGCTGAAAAGTACGTGGATTTTCACCGATTCGAAAACAAAAACGCGCGAAACCGTGCGTTTCATCTACTCCGAGGCGTCTTCCTTACCCAATATCGCATAGCCCTGCAAATCCTCCCATTGCTGGAACAAAACCCTGTCGTCGACACGATTCTGAATGAAGGTGACGAAGGCATGGGTTTACCGCTGGGAGGGTATGCGCAGTTCAAATACCAATACCTGAATATGGTCAAAGCCGGACGCTATGCAGCCCTGGAAACGGTGGCCCGCGCCTTTGACGCGCCTGAGGATACCTGCCTGCAGCAATGGGCCGCACAAGACAGTCGAGTCATCCTTGACGCCGGCAAGGGACCAGGCCCTTTGATGACCTTGGAAAACGGCCTGGCAATAGTGAAGGATTTCGGACACGCAAGCTGGTTACCGGTACAAAAAGAAGTGGCGGAATGGATGGGACACACCAAAGTCTGGCGTCCTCACCAGTATCTCATCCGGCCGGAACAGATCGAAAACCTGTCTCAAAACCTGGAGCCGGGGGATATTTTATTGGAAAGGCGCGAGTGGTATTTGACCAACGTCGGCATCCCCGGATTCTGGACGCATGCAGCCCTGTATATCGGCACGCCCGAGCAACGCCTGGCGCTTTCTCAAGATCCTCAGGTCAAAGACTGGCTTGGGCAAATGGGGGTACAGAGCCTGGACGCCCTTATCCGGCAACGTTACCCTGCCGCCTTTGCCGGTATGCAGCAACCCTATCAGGACGGGCATCTGCCACAAGTGATTGAGGCTATCTCTGCGGGTGTATCTCTTACCTCGTTGAACTACTCCGCCACCTGCGATTCCCTGGCGGTATTAAGGCCTCGATTATCAAAGGCGGACCGGGCCGCGGCAGTGGTACGTGCCATGCGGTATCATGCCCGACCGTATGACTATGCCTTTGATTTCGCCAGCGACAAGAGCCTGGTTTGCACCGAGTTAGTGGTCAAATCGTACCTGCCGGGAGAAAGCAAACAAGGCCTTGATCTGCCCCTGGAAAATGTCATGGGACAGATGATCACCCCGGCCAATGCATTTGTCCGACAATTTGACCGGAGCTTCGGTACCGCCAGACAGCAAATGGATCTGGTTGTTTTTCTGGATGGGGATGAAAAAGACGCGGTGGCTACGACATCGGATATTGCGGCCTTTCGCGCGTCATGGCGGCGTCCCAAATGGCATGTTCTGGTACAAAACACCAAAAACTAG
- a CDS encoding MJ1255/VC2487 family glycosyltransferase — translation MAKIVYGVSGEGSGHSSRARVVLEHLVRAGHTVKVVTYDRGIRHLGPDFDVFESVGLHIASSNNRVSPLKTLLANLQLMPDGHKKLNALRKEVFKGFAPDVVITDFEPMCAYLAHHYDLPLITIDNQHRLRYMDYEYPPHLKNDRYLAVGIIRAMIPKPDVSLVTTFYYGALKNQRTFLFPPLLRKQVQSLEPTDRNHVLVYLTSGFEQFVEMLKQFPREQFVIYGQGDKGTHGNLTFKAPSNDGFLQDLATCKAVMATAGFTLITESLHLKKPYLALPMAGQFEQAINAVFLEKLNCGINLQHIDPADIGHFLYRLPDFKKALAEQPEFDNAPLLQKVDALLADNARQAKLFHQQRKYPKKSPEGLTVQG, via the coding sequence ATGGCAAAAATTGTCTATGGCGTATCCGGCGAGGGGTCGGGACACTCATCGCGAGCGCGTGTCGTACTGGAGCACCTGGTACGAGCGGGGCATACGGTTAAGGTGGTCACCTATGATCGTGGAATTCGTCATCTGGGGCCTGATTTCGATGTTTTCGAAAGCGTGGGGCTTCACATTGCCAGCTCCAACAACCGGGTTTCCCCGCTGAAAACCCTGTTGGCTAACCTCCAGCTGATGCCCGATGGGCATAAGAAATTGAATGCGCTGCGAAAGGAAGTCTTCAAAGGCTTTGCGCCGGATGTTGTCATTACAGACTTTGAACCGATGTGCGCCTATCTCGCCCACCATTACGATCTGCCCCTGATCACGATCGACAATCAGCATCGCCTTCGCTACATGGACTATGAATATCCGCCCCATTTGAAAAACGATCGGTATCTGGCGGTCGGCATTATCCGGGCAATGATCCCCAAGCCCGATGTCTCCCTGGTCACCACTTTTTATTATGGTGCATTGAAAAACCAGCGCACATTTCTGTTCCCGCCGCTACTGCGTAAACAGGTGCAGAGCTTAGAGCCCACAGACCGGAATCATGTGCTGGTCTATCTTACCAGCGGTTTTGAGCAATTTGTGGAGATGCTGAAACAGTTTCCCCGGGAGCAGTTCGTGATTTACGGCCAGGGGGATAAGGGGACGCATGGCAACCTCACCTTCAAGGCCCCCAGCAACGACGGTTTTCTCCAGGATCTGGCAACCTGCAAAGCGGTCATGGCCACCGCCGGGTTTACTCTCATCACCGAGTCCCTGCATCTGAAAAAGCCTTATCTGGCGCTACCCATGGCCGGGCAATTCGAACAGGCTATCAATGCAGTGTTTCTGGAAAAGCTCAACTGCGGCATCAATTTGCAGCACATCGATCCGGCAGATATCGGCCATTTTTTGTATCGCTTGCCGGACTTCAAAAAAGCCCTGGCCGAACAACCTGAGTTTGACAATGCGCCTCTGTTGCAAAAAGTAGATGCGCTGCTGGCGGACAATGCCCGTCAGGCCAAACTGTTTCATCAACAACGCAAGTATCCGAAAAAATCCCCAGAAGGACTCACTGTCCAAGGATAA
- a CDS encoding OsmC family protein has protein sequence MQKRISRAEWKGTLNKGSGTMSLASGAYEGAYSFASRFESAPGTNPEELIGAAIAGCYSMFLSALLSNDGFEPTRITTSAAVVLDEGPAITSITLETEGVVPNLTEQVFMEKAEEAKKNCPVSKALAGTEIKLVAKFAK, from the coding sequence ATGCAAAAACGTATTTCTCGCGCTGAATGGAAAGGCACCTTGAACAAGGGCAGCGGAACCATGTCTCTTGCCAGCGGGGCCTATGAGGGGGCGTATTCGTTTGCTTCGCGGTTTGAGAGCGCTCCGGGAACGAATCCCGAAGAGCTCATAGGAGCAGCCATTGCAGGCTGTTACTCGATGTTCCTATCGGCGCTTCTCTCCAACGACGGTTTTGAGCCGACGCGGATCACCACGTCCGCTGCCGTTGTCCTGGACGAGGGTCCTGCCATTACCTCGATTACCCTCGAAACCGAAGGCGTGGTACCGAACCTTACGGAACAGGTTTTTATGGAAAAGGCCGAGGAAGCGAAAAAAAACTGTCCGGTTTCCAAGGCTTTGGCCGGGACCGAAATTAAGCTGGTCGCTAAATTTGCCAAGTAA
- a CDS encoding metal-dependent hydrolase, translated as MAGHKTHFAAGVATAALLAGTTSIVGGIPHAQQPLLLACGMAAGLAPDLDSDTSKPLAILKSIVGVLVVGAVVADSVRRGLPMPEIAARSGLAMGLIALMFVIFTRLTVHRGIMHSVPFVALWALLTMQITYSLGRNLTLAAGLVALMAGLSHLLLDELWAIDFQSGLIPRLKSTFGTAFKFWSSSFVATTACYAGLAALLWMHFYRS; from the coding sequence ATGGCTGGACATAAAACCCACTTCGCCGCCGGTGTCGCTACCGCCGCACTGCTGGCCGGCACTACCTCCATCGTCGGAGGGATCCCTCATGCCCAACAACCCTTGCTGCTGGCCTGCGGTATGGCCGCCGGGCTGGCTCCCGACCTCGACAGCGATACCAGCAAACCTTTGGCGATTCTGAAAAGCATCGTCGGTGTGTTGGTGGTCGGCGCGGTGGTGGCCGATTCTGTGCGGCGAGGATTGCCGATGCCCGAAATCGCCGCGCGTAGCGGCTTGGCCATGGGCCTGATAGCCCTGATGTTCGTTATCTTTACCCGTCTTACCGTGCATCGCGGCATCATGCACAGTGTGCCCTTTGTCGCTTTGTGGGCTCTGCTCACCATGCAGATCACGTATTCTTTGGGTCGCAACCTGACTCTGGCTGCCGGTCTGGTGGCCCTGATGGCCGGGTTGAGCCATCTGCTGCTTGACGAACTGTGGGCCATCGATTTTCAAAGCGGTCTGATACCGCGCCTCAAATCGACCTTCGGCACCGCTTTTAAATTCTGGTCTTCCTCCTTTGTTGCCACCACCGCCTGTTATGCCGGACTTGCTGCGCTGCTGTGGATGCATTTTTATCGGTCCTGA
- a CDS encoding SprT-like domain-containing protein encodes MEKSGKPNVTIGEKVRFVHAGQEQTGIVARVDRRQLYILGDDRRSYQVRPDKLLSPSTTPSAVPPPTVELPRAGASNLQFNVNDRVSFCYREQTVTGRIARLNPKRALVVCDNNDEYRVPYEILVYEPGEVADGDRSPDDALLLAGIEEQAAMLLKRYGLKNWRFAFDDATRRAGSCRYSRKTITLSRHLARNASEDEILDTLLHEIAHALVGPRHNHDAVWRAKAVEIGSSGERCHELRFAPPRYIVSCRNGCWSATAERRRRNVVCSKCKGEIVYQTFTQERWEQQNMAK; translated from the coding sequence ATGGAAAAATCGGGCAAACCGAATGTCACGATCGGAGAAAAAGTGCGGTTTGTTCATGCCGGTCAGGAACAGACCGGCATTGTTGCGCGGGTTGATCGTCGCCAGCTGTATATTCTCGGCGATGATCGCCGCAGTTACCAGGTCCGTCCGGACAAACTTCTGTCCCCGTCCACAACGCCTTCCGCTGTACCGCCGCCGACCGTCGAATTGCCGCGAGCCGGCGCTAGCAATCTGCAATTCAATGTCAATGACCGGGTCAGTTTTTGTTATCGGGAGCAGACCGTTACAGGCCGCATCGCACGTCTCAATCCCAAACGCGCGCTGGTGGTTTGCGATAACAATGACGAATATCGGGTTCCCTATGAAATTCTGGTTTACGAACCGGGCGAGGTTGCGGATGGCGACAGGTCGCCGGACGATGCCTTGCTGCTGGCGGGGATTGAAGAACAGGCTGCTATGCTGCTCAAACGCTACGGTTTGAAGAACTGGCGCTTCGCCTTTGACGATGCCACACGTCGTGCCGGCAGTTGCCGGTACAGCCGCAAGACCATTACCCTGTCCCGTCATCTGGCCCGGAATGCATCCGAAGATGAAATCCTCGATACTTTGCTGCACGAAATCGCCCACGCCCTGGTCGGTCCCCGCCATAATCACGATGCCGTGTGGCGTGCCAAGGCCGTCGAGATCGGCAGCAGCGGCGAGCGCTGCCACGAATTGCGCTTCGCACCGCCGCGCTACATCGTCAGCTGCCGCAACGGTTGCTGGAGCGCTACCGCCGAACGCCGGCGCCGCAACGTGGTGTGCAGTAAGTGCAAAGGGGAAATCGTCTACCAGACTTTCACCCAGGAACGCTGGGAACAACAGAACATGGCCAAGTAA
- a CDS encoding transporter — protein sequence MKKLLLVSVLLSAFLLPGRAGATDPRDYIPLPAGSFLFCTYLQHTTGHRLKADDNVVSSDFNLSQNIVIFRPVYYTNLGPFVVDPQALIIAGEAELDGDLINDTSSSGIADPVLLMTTWFVNNPDKQLWFGWTPYFTVPIGEYSKKRPLNLGTNRWALKNELGLVKGFGPLYIDLVGHVTVFGDNDDYWNGSETVTKEQDPLYGTEVHVSYDVTKRWWLGLSYFYSNGGETEIDGVDQRDDQDNHALMFTSGFNIGDNYQLLLQYRDDFSVKSGVETKSIQARFAFFF from the coding sequence ATGAAAAAACTTTTGCTCGTCAGCGTTCTTTTGAGCGCTTTTCTCTTACCCGGCAGGGCCGGGGCGACGGATCCCAGGGATTACATCCCGTTGCCGGCTGGCTCGTTTCTGTTCTGCACCTATCTGCAGCACACCACCGGTCATCGTCTCAAGGCCGATGACAACGTCGTTTCCAGCGATTTCAACCTCAGCCAGAACATCGTCATATTCCGTCCCGTGTACTACACCAATCTTGGCCCTTTCGTCGTCGATCCGCAGGCGCTGATCATTGCCGGCGAAGCCGAACTCGACGGCGATTTGATCAACGATACTTCCAGTTCGGGGATCGCCGATCCGGTACTGCTCATGACCACTTGGTTCGTCAACAACCCGGACAAACAGTTGTGGTTCGGTTGGACCCCTTACTTCACCGTTCCCATCGGGGAATACAGCAAAAAACGCCCGCTCAATCTGGGCACCAACCGCTGGGCGCTTAAAAACGAGCTGGGGCTGGTCAAGGGGTTCGGTCCGCTGTATATCGACCTGGTCGGGCATGTCACCGTCTTCGGCGATAACGACGACTATTGGAACGGTTCGGAGACGGTAACCAAAGAGCAGGATCCCCTTTACGGTACCGAAGTGCACGTAAGCTACGATGTCACCAAGCGATGGTGGCTCGGTCTGAGTTATTTTTACAGCAACGGCGGCGAAACGGAAATCGACGGTGTCGATCAGAGGGACGATCAGGACAATCATGCCCTGATGTTCACCTCGGGTTTCAATATCGGCGACAATTATCAGTTGCTGCTGCAGTACCGAGATGACTTTTCGGTCAAAAGCGGGGTCGAAACCAAGTCGATCCAGGCCCGGTTCGCTTTCTTCTTCTAG
- a CDS encoding iron-containing alcohol dehydrogenase: MRALAEQTFAFNIPTVSLLGVGAAKQAGEQAKKLGGQKALLVTDKGLVKLGMAGDIQANIEQAGLQVVLFDGAEPNPTDKNVEAGLKVYRENGCDLIVSLGGGSSHDCAKAIGVVAANGGSIRDYEGLGKITKATPPKIAINTTAGTASEMTFFCVITNTDTHVKMPIAGSQVTPSVAINDPVLMLGLPPALTAATGMDALTHAVEAYVSVIATPATDACGLQAIELIAKWLRKAVANGQDLEARERMAFAEYLAGMAFNNASVGHVHAMAHQLGGFYNLPHGVCNAVLLPVVEQFNLIACPERFRDIAIAMGEDVEGLSVMDAAEKAIAAIRRLSADVGIPDGLAELGVKEDDIPVLAENASKDICTLTNPRITTINDIISLYKTAM; the protein is encoded by the coding sequence ATGAGAGCACTGGCAGAACAGACGTTTGCATTCAATATTCCTACCGTCAGCCTGTTGGGGGTTGGGGCAGCCAAACAGGCTGGTGAGCAGGCTAAGAAACTCGGAGGCCAAAAGGCCTTGTTGGTCACGGACAAAGGGCTCGTCAAGCTGGGGATGGCGGGCGATATTCAGGCCAACATCGAACAAGCCGGCTTGCAGGTGGTTCTGTTTGATGGGGCGGAACCCAATCCAACCGACAAGAATGTCGAGGCCGGTCTGAAGGTCTATCGGGAAAACGGTTGCGACCTGATCGTTTCTCTCGGCGGCGGCAGTTCGCACGACTGCGCCAAGGCTATCGGGGTGGTCGCTGCCAACGGTGGATCGATCCGCGATTATGAGGGGCTTGGCAAGATCACCAAGGCGACCCCGCCCAAAATTGCCATCAACACCACCGCCGGCACGGCCAGCGAAATGACCTTCTTTTGCGTTATCACCAATACCGATACCCACGTCAAAATGCCCATTGCCGGCTCGCAGGTCACACCGTCGGTGGCGATCAACGATCCGGTACTGATGCTCGGTTTGCCTCCGGCACTGACAGCTGCCACCGGTATGGATGCTCTGACGCACGCCGTGGAAGCCTATGTTTCGGTGATTGCCACCCCGGCGACGGATGCCTGTGGTTTGCAGGCCATCGAACTGATCGCCAAATGGTTGCGCAAAGCCGTGGCCAATGGCCAGGATCTCGAGGCGCGTGAGCGCATGGCGTTTGCCGAGTATCTGGCCGGGATGGCTTTCAACAATGCCAGTGTCGGACATGTACATGCCATGGCGCATCAACTGGGCGGTTTTTACAACCTGCCCCATGGCGTCTGCAATGCCGTGTTGTTGCCGGTCGTTGAACAGTTCAATCTCATCGCCTGTCCCGAGCGATTCAGAGATATCGCCATCGCCATGGGAGAGGATGTCGAAGGTCTGTCCGTCATGGACGCGGCCGAAAAAGCCATTGCGGCGATCCGCAGGTTGTCCGCTGATGTCGGCATCCCCGACGGCCTCGCTGAGTTGGGCGTCAAGGAAGATGACATCCCGGTTCTGGCTGAAAATGCTTCCAAAGACATCTGCACGTTAACCAACCCGCGCATCACCACTATCAACGATATTATCAGCCTGTATAAAACTGCCATGTAG
- a CDS encoding iron-containing alcohol dehydrogenase, whose protein sequence is MGAMAEQVYGFFMPTTSLLGNGAVKEIGNQAKVLGGTKALIVTDIGLVKLGMVDTLKGYLEQAGLQVAVFDGVEPNPTDVNVRDCLKVWQDNSCDLLVTFGGGSSHDCGKGMAIMATSGGDIRDWAGIDTLQANLPPYISINTTAGTASEMTRFAVVTNTDTHVKMVFCDARLTADVAINDPALMVGLPPALTAATGMDALTHAIEAYVTTLLSNPITDAVALQAISLIGKWLRKAVANGADMEARDAMAYAEYLAGMAFNSAGLGIVHSMAHQPGSLLGKPHGVCNAICLPVVCEFNLMANAEKYAKVAEGLGEDISGLSVMEAAEKAVAAIRRLSKDVGIPSGLAEIGVTEKDIPIMAENALNDMCTLFNPRNVKVEDIIELYKKAL, encoded by the coding sequence ATGGGAGCAATGGCAGAACAGGTTTATGGATTTTTCATGCCCACGACCTCGCTGCTCGGTAACGGTGCCGTCAAGGAGATCGGCAACCAGGCCAAGGTGCTCGGCGGTACCAAGGCCCTGATCGTGACCGACATCGGTCTGGTCAAGCTCGGCATGGTCGATACGCTCAAGGGGTATCTCGAGCAAGCCGGCCTGCAGGTTGCGGTTTTTGATGGCGTCGAGCCCAATCCTACCGACGTTAACGTACGGGACTGCCTGAAGGTCTGGCAGGATAACAGCTGCGATCTGCTGGTCACTTTCGGCGGCGGTAGTTCTCACGACTGCGGCAAGGGTATGGCCATCATGGCAACCAGCGGCGGCGACATTCGCGACTGGGCCGGCATCGATACCCTGCAGGCCAACCTGCCGCCTTACATTTCCATCAACACCACCGCCGGAACCGCCAGCGAAATGACCCGCTTCGCTGTCGTTACCAACACCGACACCCACGTCAAGATGGTGTTCTGCGATGCCCGTCTGACCGCCGACGTGGCGATCAACGATCCGGCTCTGATGGTCGGCCTGCCTCCGGCGCTGACCGCCGCCACCGGTATGGATGCTTTGACGCATGCCATCGAGGCTTATGTCACCACCCTGCTTTCCAATCCCATCACCGATGCGGTGGCTTTGCAGGCCATTTCCCTGATCGGAAAATGGCTGCGCAAGGCCGTGGCCAACGGTGCCGATATGGAAGCTCGCGACGCCATGGCCTATGCCGAATACCTGGCCGGCATGGCCTTTAACAGCGCCGGCCTCGGCATCGTCCACTCCATGGCTCATCAGCCGGGCAGCCTGCTGGGCAAGCCGCACGGTGTGTGCAACGCCATTTGCCTGCCAGTGGTATGTGAATTCAACCTTATGGCCAACGCCGAGAAATACGCCAAGGTGGCCGAAGGCCTGGGCGAGGACATCAGCGGCTTGAGTGTTATGGAGGCCGCCGAAAAAGCCGTGGCCGCCATCCGCCGCCTGTCCAAGGACGTGGGTATTCCCTCGGGTCTCGCCGAAATCGGCGTGACGGAAAAGGATATCCCCATCATGGCCGAAAACGCTCTGAATGATATGTGTACCCTGTTCAACCCTCGTAACGTGAAGGTCGAGGACATCATCGAGCTGTATAAAAAAGCTCTGTAA